The region TCCCGCAGGTAGTTGCGGAACGGGCACCCACGGAAGCCACGCGCGGCGACCCGGTCGGCCACCTCGCGGGTGATCGCGACCAGGGCGGCGCTGGGGATCTTGTCCAGGCCCTCGACCGCGACCTCCATCGAGCCGTCGAGCTCCTCGGCGAAGCGCTGGAGGTAGGCCAGGACCAGGTCGTCCTTGCTGGGGAAGTGCCGGTAGAGGACGTTCTTGCCGCAGCCCGCGGCGGTCACGATCTCGGCCATGCCGACCGCCCGGATCCCGCGCGTGTAGAAGAGCGTGCTCGCGGCGGCGAGGATCCGGTCGCGGGTGGCGGGGTCGGCGGAGCGGGGCATGGGGCGATCGTACGGACCGATCGGTCCAATTCCAGGTCGCCGGGAATGAAAGCGTCGCGTCGGTGGCTGGGAGACGTGACGGACCGATCGGTCCGCATCACTCTCCCAGGAGGTAGCCATGCGCGACGCCGTCATCGTGGACGCGGTCCGCACCCCGCTCGGCAGGGGCAAGCCCGGCGGTGCGTACGCCGACGTGCACCCGGTCGACCTGCACGCCCACGCCCTGAAGAGCCTCGTCGAGCGGGTGGGTCTCGACCCCGCCGAGATCGACGACGTGATCGGCGGCGTCGTCGGCCAGGTCGGCGAGCAGAGCACCAACACCACCCGGATGGCCGCGCTGGCCGCCGGCTTCCCCGAGTCGGTCCCCGGCGTCACCGTCGACCGTCAGTGCGGCAGCAGCCAGCAGGCGTTGAGCTTCGCCGCCCAGGGCGTCGTCGCCGGCGCGTACGACGTCGTCGTCGCCAGCGGCGTCGAGTCGATGAGCCGGGTGCCGATCGGCAGCTCCCAGCTCGGCCGCGACTTCGCCGGGCCGTCGGTCGCGGCGCGCTACCCGGGCGGCCTCGTCCCCCAGGGCGTCAGCGCGGAGCTGATCGCCCAGAAGTGGGGCCTGTCCCGCGAGCAGCTCGACGAGTTCGCGTTCACCAGCCACCAGCGGGCCGCCGAGGCCTGGAGGCAGGGTTGGTTCGAC is a window of Nocardioides conyzicola DNA encoding:
- a CDS encoding helix-turn-helix domain-containing protein, which translates into the protein MPRSADPATRDRILAAASTLFYTRGIRAVGMAEIVTAAGCGKNVLYRHFPSKDDLVLAYLQRFAEELDGSMEVAVEGLDKIPSAALVAITREVADRVAARGFRGCPFRNYLREMRDPADVPGRFALTEIRALRRQVDALVARLGVDDPDLMAERIWLAIEGMYASAPYGDRTEAATTAVGLVQELLAAA